From Mucilaginibacter gotjawali:
GGCTGATTCGCGGCAGTTTTACAGGGAGATGTCCATCGGTACAGCAAAACCTGCTGACGATGAACTGGCGGCCGCCAAACATTATTTCATTAATTCACATTCCATTACAGATCCTTTTTCTGCGGGCGACTATGAGAAGCAGGCGCTGAATTTATTGGATGAGCTGTTTAAGGTTCATGACAAAGTGATCCTTGTGGGCGGCTCCGGGCTGTTTATAAGAGCGGTGTGCGAAGGTTTTGATGAGTTCCCGGACGTGACCCCGGGCATCAGGGAAAAACTAAACACGGAGCTTGATGAACAGGGGCTACCGTTTTTACAGGAAAAGTTAAAACTGGCCGATCCTGAATATTATAATCAAGTCGACCTGAATAACCCACAACGTGTCATCAGGGCATTGGAAGTTTTTGAAAGCACGGGCCAATCCTATTCATCGTTCAGGAGCACAAAGGTCAATAAACGGCCATTCCGGTCTATAAAGTTCGGTTTAACCCTGCCAAGGGAGGTTTTATACCAGCGCATTAACCATCGGGTTGATGAAATGGTAAAACTGGGCCTGGTTGAAGAAGTAAGATCACTATTGCCATACCGGCATATAAACGCCCTCAACACGGTTGGATATACTGAACTGTTCGATTATTTTGATGGGAAAACCAACCTGGACGATGCTATTTCGGCCATCAAACAAAATACCCGCAGGTTCGCCAAGCGGCAATTAACCTGGTTCAGGAAAGATGAAGAGATAATCTGGCAGCAGGCCGATAAAAAAGAACTGATTACTGATATGATTTCCGCTGTAGCTGCTATCTTAGCATAAAGATAAATCTGTCAGCATGGTAAATTTGAGTATCGTACAATTCACGCCAGTTTGGGGTGATAAACCGCATAACCTTCATCAAATTACCACACTGCTTAAAGATCTTAAGGCTGATATCATTGTATTGCCCGAACTTTGTACCACCGGGTATTCATTCTTAAACCAACAGGAAGCTTTGATTGGCGGCGAAGATGAAACAGGTGAAGGTGTTAAGCTCCTCCGTCACCTGGCTGTTCAATTGCAATCAATGATCGTTGCCGGTTTTGCGGAAAAAGCTGGCGATAAAACGTATAACTCCGCTTTGGTTGCGTTACCTGATAATACCTTCAAAATATATCGTAAAACACATCTTTTTTTCAAAGAAAAACTTTGCTTTGAACCCGGCAATTCAGGCTTTTTTGTGGTTGACCACCCACTGGCGGATTGTAAAGTTGGGATAATGGTTTGTAACGACTGGCGGTACCCCGAAGCGGCCAGGAGCCTTGCTTTACATGGAGCTGATGTGATTGCCTGCCCAAGCAACCTGGTTTCAACTTTATGGGGCGTGGGCATGCCTGCACGGGCACTTGAAAATAAAGTATACCTGGCAGTAACCAACCGCTGCGGCACCGAAAAAAGAATACTGGAAGACGGCAGCGAACAAGCCTTAACATTTAACGGCGGATCGGTGGTTTACGATTTTAATGGCGCACCATTGCTCCAGGCAGGTAAAGAGGAAGATGCGGTATTAACGGTTCAAATTGATCCGCATTTAACGCGCGATAAATCATTTAACGCCTACAACAACCTTTTTACAGACCGAAGGCCGGGTATGTATTCTCTCGATTAAAATCAGTCCCAAACCACGGTCTTGGAAGAAACTCAAACCGGGAAGCCTCACTTCATACGCGCATTAAACCTGCCAACAGGAATTTTACTGGTTGCCGGTATCCTGATCGGCTAAGAGGTATTTAAAAAATTGTGCAGATAGCGCAAACTTTGCGCAGCGGGGATTATATTTTGTTACCCGGGATAGTTTCCGGGTTCAAAAAGCAAAGGCTCCATGAGAGCCTCATTTTAATGCAATTACGAAACGTCTTCCATGAATGCTGTTAACTGCACAGCCACCCAATAGTATTAAAAGGCTTGCTTAATCCAACAGCGACTGCAAATAAATGCCGTACCCGCTTTTGATATATTTGTTAACCAAAACCACCAACTGTTCATCGTTAATAAATCCGCGGCGGTAGGCCACTTCCTCAATGCAGCCTATTTTTGTAGCCTGCCTTTTTTCAATTACCCTTACATATTCAGTAGCATCGCTCAATGAATCAAATGTTCCCGTATCCAGCCAGGCTGTTCCTCTGTCCATCACCCCCACGTGCAGGTTACCCTGTTCCAAATAATATTTATTCACGTCGGTAATTTCATATTCGCCCCGGGGCGAAGGTTTAAGCTCTTTGGCGATTTTTATTACCTGGTTATCATAGAAATATAACCCGGGTACTGCATATTTTGATTTGGGGTGAACCGGTTTTTCTTCTATTGAAAGCGCCGTAAAATGCTCATCAAATTCCACAACGCCGTAACGCTCGGGGTCGGC
This genomic window contains:
- the miaA gene encoding tRNA (adenosine(37)-N6)-dimethylallyltransferase MiaA, which codes for MNHELKTLIVIAGPTASGKTAAAIELAKHYNTVIVSADSRQFYREMSIGTAKPADDELAAAKHYFINSHSITDPFSAGDYEKQALNLLDELFKVHDKVILVGGSGLFIRAVCEGFDEFPDVTPGIREKLNTELDEQGLPFLQEKLKLADPEYYNQVDLNNPQRVIRALEVFESTGQSYSSFRSTKVNKRPFRSIKFGLTLPREVLYQRINHRVDEMVKLGLVEEVRSLLPYRHINALNTVGYTELFDYFDGKTNLDDAISAIKQNTRRFAKRQLTWFRKDEEIIWQQADKKELITDMISAVAAILA
- a CDS encoding nitrilase-related carbon-nitrogen hydrolase, with amino-acid sequence MVNLSIVQFTPVWGDKPHNLHQITTLLKDLKADIIVLPELCTTGYSFLNQQEALIGGEDETGEGVKLLRHLAVQLQSMIVAGFAEKAGDKTYNSALVALPDNTFKIYRKTHLFFKEKLCFEPGNSGFFVVDHPLADCKVGIMVCNDWRYPEAARSLALHGADVIACPSNLVSTLWGVGMPARALENKVYLAVTNRCGTEKRILEDGSEQALTFNGGSVVYDFNGAPLLQAGKEEDAVLTVQIDPHLTRDKSFNAYNNLFTDRRPGMYSLD
- the rfbA gene encoding glucose-1-phosphate thymidylyltransferase RfbA, which encodes MKGIILAGGSGTRLYPITRAISKQLMPIYDKPMIYYPLSVLMQADIREVLIITTPEDNESFKRLLGDGRELGCNFEYAIQEKPNGLAQAFVIGEKFIGNDKVALILGDNIFYGTGFNELIRSFNNVEGAAIFAYAVADPERYGVVEFDEHFTALSIEEKPVHPKSKYAVPGLYFYDNQVIKIAKELKPSPRGEYEITDVNKYYLEQGNLHVGVMDRGTAWLDTGTFDSLSDATEYVRVIEKRQATKIGCIEEVAYRRGFINDEQLVVLVNKYIKSGYGIYLQSLLD